The Bos taurus isolate L1 Dominette 01449 registration number 42190680 breed Hereford chromosome 18, ARS-UCD2.0, whole genome shotgun sequence genome has a window encoding:
- the SLC8A2 gene encoding sodium/calcium exchanger 2 isoform X1: MAPLALVGFALLLGTPPCSGAATPTPSLPPPPANDSDASSTGGCQGSNRCQPGVLLPVWEPDDPSLGDKAARAVVYFVAMVYMFLGVSIIADRFMASIEVITSKEKEITITKANGETSVGTVRIWNETVSNLTLMALGSSAPEILLSVIEVCGHNFQAGELGPGTIVGSAAFNMFVVIAVCIYVIPAGESRKIKHLRVFFVTASWSIFAYVWLYLILAVFSPGVVQVWEALLTLVFFPVCVVFAWMADKRLLFYKYVYKRYRTDPRSGIIIGAEGDPPKSIELDGTFVGAEAPGEVGGLGPGPAEARELDASRREVIQILKDLKQKHPDKELEQLVGIANYYALLHQQKSRAFYRIQATRLMTGAGNVLRRHAVDASRRATPADGPGEDEDDGASRIFFEPSLYHCLENCGSVLLSVTCQGGEGNSTFYVDYRTEDGSAKAGSDYEYSEGTLVFKPGETLKELRIGIIDDDIFEEDEHFFVRLLNLRVGDAQGMFEPDGGGRPKGRLVSPLLATVTILDDDHAGIFSFQDRLLHVSECMGTVDVRVVRSSGARGTVRLPYRTVDGTARGGGVHYEDACGELEFGDDETMKTLQVKIVDDEEYEKKDNFFIELGQPQWLKRGISALLLNQGDGDRKLTAEEEEAQRIAEMGKPVLGENCRLEVIIEESYDFKNTVDKLIKKTNLALVIGTHSWREQFLEAITVSAGDEEEEEDGSREERLPSCFDYVMHFLTVFWKVLFACVPPTEYCHGWACFGVCILVIGLLTALIGDLASHFGCTVGLKDSVNAVVFVALGTSIPDTFASKVAALQDQCADASIGNVTGSNAVNVFLGLGVAWSVAAVYWAVQGRPFEVRTGTLAFSVTLFTVFAFVGIAVLLYRRRPHIGGELGGPRGPKLATTALFLGLWFLYILFASLEAYCHIRGF, translated from the exons ATGGCTCCCCTGGCCTTGGTGGGGTTTGCACTCCTCCTGGGGACTCCGCCATGCTCAGGGGCGGCCACCCCGACCCCGTCCCTGCCACCTCCCCCAGCCAATGACAGTGATGCCAGCAGTACAGGGGGCTGCCAGGGCTCCAACCGCTGCCAGCCAGGGGTCCTGCTGCCCGTCTGGGAGCCCGATGACCCGTCGCTGGGGGACAAAGCAGCCCGGGCCGTGGTCTACTTTGTGGCCATGGTCTACATGTTCCTGGGTGTGTCCATCATTGCCGACCGCTTCATGGCCTCCATCGAGGTCATCACGTCCAAGGAGAAGGAGATCACCATCACCAAGGCCAATGGCGAGACCAGCGTGGGCACTGTCCGCATCTGGAACGAGACAGTGTCCAACCTCACCCTCATGGCCCTCGGCTCCTCAGCCCCGGAGATCTTGCTGTCCGTCATTGAGGTCTGCGGCCACAACTTCCAGGCGGGTGAGCTGGGCCCAGGCACCATCGTGGGCAGCGCTGCCTTCAACATGTTTGTGGTCATTGCCGTGTGCATCTATGTCATCCCGGCTGGCGAGAGCCGCAAGATCAAGCACCTGAGGGTCTTCTTTGTCACCGCCTCTTGGAGCATCTTCGCCTACGTCTGGCTTTATCTCATCCTGGCTGTCTTTTCCCCAGGTGTGGTCCAG GTGTGGGAGGCGCTGCTGACCCTCGTCTTCTTCCCGGTGTGCGTGGTGTTCGCCTGGATGGCCGACAAGCGGCTGCTCTTCTACAAGTACGTGTACAAGCGCTACCGCACCGACCCGCGCAGCGGCATCATCATCGGCGCCGAGGGTGACCCCCCCAAGAGCATCGAGCTGGACGGCACGTTCGTGGGCGCCGAGGCTCCGGGCGAGGTGGGCGGCCTGGGCCCGGGCCCCGCCGAGGCCCGCGAGCTGGACGCCAGCCGCCGCGAGGTCATCCAGATCCTCAAGGACTTGAAGCAGAAGCACCCGGACAAGGAGCTGGAGCAGCTGGTGGGCATCGCCAACTACTACGCGCTGCTCCACCAGCAGAAGAGCCGCGCCTTCTACCGCATCCAGGCCACGCGGCTGATGACCGGCGCGGGCAACGTGCTGCGGCGACACGCGGTGGACGCCTCGCGCAGGGCCACCCCGGCCGACGGCCCGGGCGAGGACGAGGACGACGGCGCCAGCCGCATCTTCTTCGAGCCCAGCCTCTACCACTGCCTGGAGAACTGCGGCTCCGTGCTGTTGTCGGTCACCTGCCAGGGCGGCGAGGGCAACAGCACCTTCTACGTGGACTACCGCACGGAGGACGGCTCCGCCAAGGCCGGCTCGGACTACGAGTACAG CGAGGGCACGCTGGTGTTCAAGCCGGGCGAGACGCTGAAGGAGCTGCGGATCGGCATCATCGACGACGACATCTTCGAGGAGGATGAGCACTTCTTCGTGCGGCTGCTGAACCTGCGCGTGGGCGACGCGCAGGGCATGTTCGAGCCCGACGGCGGTGGGCGGCCCAAGGGGCGGCTGGTGTCGCCGCTGCTGGCCACCGTCACCATCCTGGACGACGACCACGCGGGCATCTTCTCCTTCCAGGACCGCCTGCTGCACGTGAGCGAGTGCATGGGCACCGTGGACGTGCGCGTCGTGCGCAGCTCGGGCGCGCGCGGCACGGTGCGCCTCCCCTACCGCACGGTGGACGGCACGGCGCGCGGCGGCGGCGTGCACTACGAGGACGCGTGCGGCGAGCTCGAGTTCGGCGACGACGAGACCAT GAAAACCCTTCAGGTGAAGATAGTTGATGACGAGGAATATGAGAAAAAGGATAATTTCTTCATCGAACTGGGCCAGCCACAGTGGCTTAAACGAGGGATTTCAG cTCTGCTACTCAACCAAG GGGATGGGGACAGGAAACTGACGGCTGAGGAGGAAGAGGCTCAGAGGATAGCAGAAATGGGCAAGCCGGTTCTTGGGGAAAACTGTCGACTGGAGGTCATCATTGAGGAGTCATATGATTTTAAG AATACGGTGGATAAACTCATCAAGAAAACGAACTTGGCTTTGGTGATTGGGACTCATTCGTGGAGAGAGCAGTTTTTAGAGGCAATTACGGTGAGCGCAG gggacgaggaggaggaggaggacgggTCCCGGGAGGAGCGGCTGCCTTCGTGCTTTGACTACGTCATGCACTTCCTGACGGTGTTCTGGAAGGTTCTGTTTGCCTGCGTGCCCCCCACCGAGTACTGCCACGGCTGGGCCTGCTTCGGCGTCTGCATCCTGGTCATTGGGCTGCTCACCGCCCTCATCGGGGACCTCGCTTCCCACTTCGGCTGCACCGTTGGCCTCAAGGACTCGGTCAACGCTGTTGTCTTCGTGGCCCTGGGCACCTCCATCCCCG ACACGTTCGCCAGCAAGGTGGCGGCGCTGCAGGACCAGTGCGCCGACGCGTCCATCGGCAACGTGACGGGCTCCAACGCCGTGAACGTGTTCCTGGGCCTGGGCGTGGCCTGGTCGGTGGCCGCAGTGTACTGGGCGGTGCAGGGCCGCCCCTTCGAGGTGCGCACCGGCACGCTGGCCTTCTCCGTCACTCTCTTCACCGTCTTCGCCTTCGTGGGCATCGCCGTGCTGCTCTACCGCCGCCGGCCGCACATCGGCGGCGAGCTGGGCGGCCCGCGCGGCCCCAAGCTCGCCACCACCGCGCTCTTTCTGGGCCTATGGTTCCTTTACATCCTCTTCGCCAGCCTAGAGGCTTACTGCCACATCCGGGGCTTCTAG
- the SLC8A2 gene encoding sodium/calcium exchanger 2 isoform X2, protein MAPLALVGFALLLGTPPCSGAATPTPSLPPPPANDSDASSTGGCQGSNRCQPGVLLPVWEPDDPSLGDKAARAVVYFVAMVYMFLGVSIIADRFMASIEVITSKEKEITITKANGETSVGTVRIWNETVSNLTLMALGSSAPEILLSVIEVCGHNFQAGELGPGTIVGSAAFNMFVVIAVCIYVIPAGESRKIKHLRVFFVTASWSIFAYVWLYLILAVFSPGVVQVWEALLTLVFFPVCVVFAWMADKRLLFYKYVYKRYRTDPRSGIIIGAEGDPPKSIELDGTFVGAEAPGEVGGLGPGPAEARELDASRREVIQILKDLKQKHPDKELEQLVGIANYYALLHQQKSRAFYRIQATRLMTGAGNVLRRHAVDASRRATPADGPGEDEDDGASRIFFEPSLYHCLENCGSVLLSVTCQGGEGNSTFYVDYRTEDGSAKAGSDYEYSEGTLVFKPGETLKELRIGIIDDDIFEEDEHFFVRLLNLRVGDAQGMFEPDGGGRPKGRLVSPLLATVTILDDDHAGIFSFQDRLLHVSECMGTVDVRVVRSSGARGTVRLPYRTVDGTARGGGVHYEDACGELEFGDDETMKTLQVKIVDDEEYEKKDNFFIELGQPQWLKRGISALLLNQGDGDRKLTAEEEEAQRIAEMGKPVLGENCRLEVIIEESYDFKNTVDKLIKKTNLALVIGTHSWREQFLEAITVSAASGFLQGGQPWWKINTHKELWSERNWLVGSEEARDPRWKSTR, encoded by the exons ATGGCTCCCCTGGCCTTGGTGGGGTTTGCACTCCTCCTGGGGACTCCGCCATGCTCAGGGGCGGCCACCCCGACCCCGTCCCTGCCACCTCCCCCAGCCAATGACAGTGATGCCAGCAGTACAGGGGGCTGCCAGGGCTCCAACCGCTGCCAGCCAGGGGTCCTGCTGCCCGTCTGGGAGCCCGATGACCCGTCGCTGGGGGACAAAGCAGCCCGGGCCGTGGTCTACTTTGTGGCCATGGTCTACATGTTCCTGGGTGTGTCCATCATTGCCGACCGCTTCATGGCCTCCATCGAGGTCATCACGTCCAAGGAGAAGGAGATCACCATCACCAAGGCCAATGGCGAGACCAGCGTGGGCACTGTCCGCATCTGGAACGAGACAGTGTCCAACCTCACCCTCATGGCCCTCGGCTCCTCAGCCCCGGAGATCTTGCTGTCCGTCATTGAGGTCTGCGGCCACAACTTCCAGGCGGGTGAGCTGGGCCCAGGCACCATCGTGGGCAGCGCTGCCTTCAACATGTTTGTGGTCATTGCCGTGTGCATCTATGTCATCCCGGCTGGCGAGAGCCGCAAGATCAAGCACCTGAGGGTCTTCTTTGTCACCGCCTCTTGGAGCATCTTCGCCTACGTCTGGCTTTATCTCATCCTGGCTGTCTTTTCCCCAGGTGTGGTCCAG GTGTGGGAGGCGCTGCTGACCCTCGTCTTCTTCCCGGTGTGCGTGGTGTTCGCCTGGATGGCCGACAAGCGGCTGCTCTTCTACAAGTACGTGTACAAGCGCTACCGCACCGACCCGCGCAGCGGCATCATCATCGGCGCCGAGGGTGACCCCCCCAAGAGCATCGAGCTGGACGGCACGTTCGTGGGCGCCGAGGCTCCGGGCGAGGTGGGCGGCCTGGGCCCGGGCCCCGCCGAGGCCCGCGAGCTGGACGCCAGCCGCCGCGAGGTCATCCAGATCCTCAAGGACTTGAAGCAGAAGCACCCGGACAAGGAGCTGGAGCAGCTGGTGGGCATCGCCAACTACTACGCGCTGCTCCACCAGCAGAAGAGCCGCGCCTTCTACCGCATCCAGGCCACGCGGCTGATGACCGGCGCGGGCAACGTGCTGCGGCGACACGCGGTGGACGCCTCGCGCAGGGCCACCCCGGCCGACGGCCCGGGCGAGGACGAGGACGACGGCGCCAGCCGCATCTTCTTCGAGCCCAGCCTCTACCACTGCCTGGAGAACTGCGGCTCCGTGCTGTTGTCGGTCACCTGCCAGGGCGGCGAGGGCAACAGCACCTTCTACGTGGACTACCGCACGGAGGACGGCTCCGCCAAGGCCGGCTCGGACTACGAGTACAG CGAGGGCACGCTGGTGTTCAAGCCGGGCGAGACGCTGAAGGAGCTGCGGATCGGCATCATCGACGACGACATCTTCGAGGAGGATGAGCACTTCTTCGTGCGGCTGCTGAACCTGCGCGTGGGCGACGCGCAGGGCATGTTCGAGCCCGACGGCGGTGGGCGGCCCAAGGGGCGGCTGGTGTCGCCGCTGCTGGCCACCGTCACCATCCTGGACGACGACCACGCGGGCATCTTCTCCTTCCAGGACCGCCTGCTGCACGTGAGCGAGTGCATGGGCACCGTGGACGTGCGCGTCGTGCGCAGCTCGGGCGCGCGCGGCACGGTGCGCCTCCCCTACCGCACGGTGGACGGCACGGCGCGCGGCGGCGGCGTGCACTACGAGGACGCGTGCGGCGAGCTCGAGTTCGGCGACGACGAGACCAT GAAAACCCTTCAGGTGAAGATAGTTGATGACGAGGAATATGAGAAAAAGGATAATTTCTTCATCGAACTGGGCCAGCCACAGTGGCTTAAACGAGGGATTTCAG cTCTGCTACTCAACCAAG GGGATGGGGACAGGAAACTGACGGCTGAGGAGGAAGAGGCTCAGAGGATAGCAGAAATGGGCAAGCCGGTTCTTGGGGAAAACTGTCGACTGGAGGTCATCATTGAGGAGTCATATGATTTTAAG AATACGGTGGATAAACTCATCAAGAAAACGAACTTGGCTTTGGTGATTGGGACTCATTCGTGGAGAGAGCAGTTTTTAGAGGCAATTACGGTGAGCGCAG CATCAGGTTTTCTTCAGGGAGGCCAACCCTGgtggaaaataaacacacacaaggaACTATGGTCAGAAAGAAACTGGTTGGTGGGATCAGAAGAAGCCAGGGATCCGCGATGGAAAAGTACAAGGTAG